In the Channa argus isolate prfri chromosome 19, Channa argus male v1.0, whole genome shotgun sequence genome, GTCATCCTTTGCCAAGCAATGGAACTGTCCTTTCACACATTAAAAGcctgctttaatttttttaaaaacacagggaGGGAATTTTTCTAGGACGTTAGAATTAAGAGTCAGAATAGtcaattaaatggtaaatgcaaTGCCGATTTTCTTAAGCAAATATTTGTACATCCAAGGAAAATGGGAAATGCAGCTAATTCACAAACATCTTAACTGTGATAAGAATATGTGAgattcaaatgaaaatgataaatgacaaaatgcaataaatcaGACTCAATTATTTTTGGTAACACATTACAGGACTGGGTAAAATGACTTTGATGATGTGGATCCCTGTAAGCTAAAAGCTTCAGTATGTAACATTTTTCTAATACATCTTTTGTAGAAATATGTTACAACACATGGTGCAGAGAAGTGCAGTTAATGGCTTCCGTAAAATCCCACTCACTGAACAGTACTGGCAGCCGTAAAGAGACTTACTAGGATTATTTAGGGTTTAGCTGTCAGCTTGACTAATATTCACACTGGTATAGGCCTTTAACATTACAGGTGTTTTGTTAAAGaatgacattttataatttttgaaTTGGCTATTTACAGGATAAGAATACACAGGCTGTGAGCGAACATCGGCAGTGTCACTACtaagtaaataataattcaatattgttaactattattattgtttattaactGATCCAAAACCATCAACAAAACgtcattatttatacatttaaatcagCCAATTATGCAAGTGCATTTAGTTATAAAGGTCTAAAATGTCAAGTAAATGCTCATATTATTATTGAGCTTCcatccttctctctgtgtgatgtaaaaaacaaaatgcaaaatattttggaaaataaagacATGGTTTTCCCAAAATAGCAAACAGTAATAGGGaaatacatgaaataaatatgaatgtacacgaatttaaattgaaagaaaaagctATATAGCTACTACAGTATGCACAGTGAATTTActattctttcctttttttattatgtggAGGTGCTGTGAAAGCATCCAGACTCATTAGAGATAGAGACTCATTGGCATTGGCAGAAGTGCAGGGATTCACCGTTAAAGGTTTTTGAACAACCCTGACCAAACTGTGATTTATCCTTGATTAGAAGGTTTTAGCATTTATGGAGATTTCCTGAGCAGAGCGTAAAGAGCAGAGCAAAGCTGTGTAAAAGCAACGAAAAGAAGAGTCGACCagagcagaaaggactgagTCAAAGGGTCAAACTAGCCCAAGCTTTAGTTCAACACTGGAGCTTTAAGGACATTTCAAagccaaataaatgtataaaccaattgtaaaatgtattattttactcAGCATTTGAAGACCACTCTAGTGTTATAACTACAGAACTTTAAAACCCAACATTTTCTGTAAGTCAATTAAGTTTGCTTctatgtttaattaaaatgttccaGGGTCAGTAATCTCTGACGAAATACTTGTTGACTTTAGAGATGCTTACATAGACAACTAAGCTAATGAGGACAAactgcttctcctcctccatccatACGAGTTTCATCTTCACTTGACCGTCTGAGTCCTGATAGTGGATAAGGTAATGCGCACTATCGTAGTCATAAGAGATGGATGTTTTTTGCAATTTCATTGAAACAGGAGAGCTGATGCACCAAAAAGGATTCCTGAATTCGTCAAGCAGAGTCAGACTCATGATACAGCAATTctggaaaaagacagaaactttgAGCCAAGACCAGCTTTTTGTGTGGATTATCTAAGTCTAGGCAATACTGAACACAATTATTacgattttttttatattggtgGATAATATCATTTTTTATagaatttaaattagttttcatCCCTTGTTACCACAGGTTTCTGACACAATCTGCAAATCATGAATATTTGATTCacatttggtttgttgtttAACACTTTCTAAATGACAGAGGTAGCTCTTTTTTCCAATGTAACTTTTCCTTAAACTCTTACATGGTGTGAGTTTTGCCACCCAACACACTCTGTTCTGTTTGTAGGCTCGAGTGAGATGCCCAAATTATTGGCAcgtatgtaaaacacaaatatataggTAATATcacaatatgaaaatgttttataatgaaGGAAATACTgataatgtttatattttataatcatTGTTTTTTATATCACAGCCCTGGGagttttgtggttgttttttatatatatatatatatatatatatatatatatatatatatatatatatatatatatatatatatatatatatatatatatatatatatatatatatatatatatatatatatatatttatatttatttatttatatttatttattttcatgtttctttttaccACTTACTAGCAACAAACAACTGTGgtattgtttttaatctctcataaaacaaacaaagtagaACTATGTGTGAGTAGTTGACAATACTTGTACAGTTGTACCTCCACTGTGCCTTGTAGGGCTTCACATATCCAGTGCAGGGTCATATCGCCTCTCAGAGGTGTGTGCTGAGACAAATTTGTCTCACAAATGGCAGTCAGCTGGATGTGTCCATCACAGATCTGACCTAGTCAAAGACAACAGTACACAAAAACATGCGCAtggtataaaatgtaaaagtacagaGTTAAAAACTATTTCAGATTTGAGTTAATCACACAATTAAAACACTGTGGTGTTATCTGAATTTACAGCAATGTAATGAGCtatacaaatttaaattaaaaagactgAATGGGTTTTAATTGCCACATTCTTTATATAAATAGCACACTTGAGAGCTACAGCAGTGTGCAATAAAATCTGATATGAAACAAGAATTATTAATCAGAATTGTAACATGAcgtttgaaaatgtcaaataataaatatttgtggTATAGGTAAAATAGTGTATACAGTTCTTTTATAAAGGTGGAAAGTACGTCTGTAAAATGTCACAGTCTATTACCTAATAAAAATTAGCACtactctgtatttatttatttgtttggagTCAAATTCCTTGTATGCACAAATATAGCCATTGTAATTTATGTGAATTACACGTGATGTACTCTGATTGGAAACAACTATTTTGAGTGACATAAACAGTAGGTTCCTCACAGCATCATTTTTCTGAGTGAATTAATGAATGTGCAGATTAATAGATTACTTCTCCGGCAGAAGAGCTGGGAAAAACGTGCCGACATTAACTCGCATACGGTGTTGTGGAGAACAATATGCAGTTGGTAGCCATGGAGACCATATTCAGGATCTATGTCATCAAAGGGGGGGTTGACTTTTGGCTCCACATAGGGGCTACAgcaagaaaaagtacaaaactgAGACACTGAGATTGTAGTGTGTGAAGAGAAGTTTAAGAAGAACTAATTTCATTTAGGAAACCACCAAATTGGTTTATTACTGTTCTGGACTACTGTCATAATGAGCCATACATTGTGTTTTCACAAAACACCAGGAGAGGGGGCTATGTCCACACTAAACTGAAGTACAAGACcctgaaaagtgaaaatgaacaaaatcgATAATTCGGTGCAGAGggctttgtttttcctctcaggTGATCAGAGAACACTTTCAGTATTTATCACATTGATCAATTTAAgttgaatttctttttcactttaagCTGAACTAAATCAAGAGttaaaatctgtcttttaaCTGTTGGTCTAACAAGTCTTAGTGTAACAAGTCTtgacaacaacaagaaaagcctTGTTTAAATCAGTTTTGTGATGCAATGTTTTATGGCTACTGTACATCACAccagaaacataaaatgaatcCTGTCGGGGATCACTTCTTTGACTCTCGGGTCTAACCATCCAATGGTGATACTCTGCATGCCATCCGAATAAAAGGTGCCTGTTCAAGTGCATCTTACCATTCAGTAGATCCCTGGATGCTTCTTTCCACCAGCTTGTGAAAATGAAGTGTAAACAAGATAAAGGCAACAGAGCACTCTCCCTGAAAAGAGAGTTGTCACTTAAAATCCTGGTACATCGTCTTACtaaatcattcatttttataagAAGGAAGTACCCACCTCATTGTCcatttattacaaacaaaaaccataaaaacgAGCTTACCTTCCAGATGCCAATGATGAGGCCAGGGTGTAGAAGCTTCAGTTCAACCAGCTTGTCCTGACCAATGACTTCTGCACCTTTATGAAGAGTCTGCATATCTAACTTTGCCATGAGGGACCCCCTGCCAGGGCTGACAGAGCAGGCAAATAAAACAGTAGTTTTCACAGAAAGACAAGAGGAAACAGAAAGATAGAGAGTGGGCAGACTGTCTTACTGCTTTAGACTGGGGCAGTTGAAGCCTACTCTCCAGACTCCATAGAGTTGAAGAGTGGATATTTGCTGGTAGCTGGGGAACAAGCCTCCACCGCTCCAGCACAGAATCACAGAAGTCTCAAAGAACTGGGACCAGCTCAGTTCCAATGTTTCCGTGTGTCCTGACTCATGAGTGACTGTCAGCTCCCAGGTGACGTGCAAGTTTCTAGAATAAAATACGACCAATAATTCAGGATTTGAATGTACTGTGTCTTATATAGTGTGATGGACGGAAGGTCAGCTGGAAATAATACTAACGAAACTGAACTGGGTTTTCGACTTTATAAATTGGCAAATAACTCACTTAACATTGCTTTGTGAAGACTTCTGTGAATTATTGTTGAACAAAATTTATActataataatgtaaatgtatttaaaatgaatgcgATGTAAATAATTGGGCAGTTGTGGGTAAATGTGGCCGTTGCTCTCTGGATCCGGCCAACTATAACTTTAATGGCTATTATAATTAATTCTTTGACAACATTAGGGAGTTTTTTGACTGCACTTGTAATGTTcttgttaataaaatgttacacaatgAATGAGATGAAACCACAGCAGTCGTGATTAATCTCTTGATCCAATTCTGCCTAAACTGTGATTCAGGGCTGCCTCTACTGTGATGTAGCCAGTGTCTTGCCAAAACACCTTCCAGTATCAATTAAGTAGAGGAACAATACTAAAAACTGAAGCAGCCCAGGAAGCCTCAGATGACCCAGGGGATTTCACTCTG is a window encoding:
- the fbxo15 gene encoding F-box only protein 15, which codes for MAASKAVIPRVRAGRTPKRADKSSPASNRNFIERLPPEILIKILSYLDASGLFTISHVSKLFYHLASDNALWNRIYVKNFCKKKKQKPKCVDERLWKLQDKAVGFWKWLFFKTVAGCDMNKCKRHLGPISRHTGLPSQTESVLRNLHVTWELTVTHESGHTETLELSWSQFFETSVILCWSGGGLFPSYQQISTLQLYGVWRVGFNCPSLKHPGRGSLMAKLDMQTLHKGAEVIGQDKLVELKLLHPGLIIGIWKGECSVAFILFTLHFHKLVERSIQGSTECPYVEPKVNPPFDDIDPEYGLHGYQLHIVLHNTVCELMSARFSQLFCRRSQICDGHIQLTAICETNLSQHTPLRGDMTLHWICEALQGTVENCCIMSLTLLDEFRNPFWCISSPVSMKLQKTSISYDYDSAHYLIHYQDSDGQVKMKLVWMEEEKQFVLISLVVYVSISKVNKYFVRDY